The genomic DNA AGCTTTCAGGAGATACGCCCATGACTCCGGCCCTTTCGCTTCCGACTCCCATTCCGATCCCGAGATCGGCGCATGCCTTCGCGATGTTGGAGTTGATCTTCTTCGCTCCTGCAAAACCGCCGGTGATGGCCGTCACGATCAGAGGAACCTCTAACTTCTTGCCGAAGAGGCAACAGCTCATGTCCACATCATCGGCGTTGAGTTCAGGGAGTGCATTGTGGACGAGCCTGATGTCATCCCAGTAGCAGTATCCCGGTGCTACGCGCTCACCTTTGCAAATCCTGATGTGATCAGCTTTTCTGTCCTTTATCGCCATATTATCACGGTCTTACCTTTGTGCAGGGGACATCCTCGCCCCTCAGCAGCGACAGCAGTCTTCCTGGGACGGTTCCGTTGACCAGGATGCATTCTCCGCTGTCCCCGCAGATCTTCAGCATCTCATCGACCTTACCGCGGATGCCTCCGGTGACATCGGCCACCGTGAGTTCGCTGTCCAGTTTGTCCAGCATCTTTCCATCAACTTCAGGTATGAGCTTAGCGTTCTCATCCTTTTTGGGGTCGGATGTGTATAATCCGTCAACATCGGATACGAATACTATCCTGTCCGGTTTGAAAATCTTCGCTAGAGCCTCCATCGCCTGATCTCCCGAGCATATCCCGAACCCTTTGGAACGATCTGCCACCACATCGCCGAACAGAACCGGCATCACACCGATATGGGCCAAGGCTTTGATCGATTCAGGGTTGTCCACGATAAGTCTCCCGTTGTCCATGACGAAGCAGGATCCCGGGGGTACGGAGACCGCCGGCATTCCGACCTTGATCATCTCTTCGACGACATTCAGGCTGAGTTCTCTGACGTCATGCTGCACCTGAGCCACTGCAGGGATCTGTCTGAAATCCTGGAGGCCATGCTGCAATTGGTATTGCTTGGAAAGAACATGTCCATAGGAGCCGGCCCCGTGAACCACAAGCACGCCTTTACCGGACGCTGCTATCTCGGCACAGAGTCTGGCCGTCTGCTCCCTGTTGAACTTCTTGTATTCGGATTTGTCTGTGATGACGCTTCCGCCAAGCTTTATCAGAATCATTGTTCAGTCATCTGTTCTCTTTATAATAATATAAGTGGTCGCAATCGTCGAATGGATCGAGACTCCCGTCCATCAGATGAGAATGATAAGTGGCTGACAGCGTGCCTGAGTTCCCGTACGCTTGCGCAATACAGTACAGACAGGTACGCGGGAGGGCTTTACTGCCGGGTTCGGAATGGGACCGGGTGTGACTCCTCCGCTATGGCCGTCATGCCAATACAGGGGATATCGGGGATGTATATAATACTGTCCATCGGTTCTGTCGATGGACAGATGATAAAGGTGGCGGGAACTGAATCTTCACCATTTAATCAACATTTAACTTACTATATCAGCCATACCGGAATCTAGACCTTACCCAAGCTCCGTGCAGCGTCGAACGCCAGATCGGTTGTT from Thermoplasmata archaeon includes the following:
- a CDS encoding isopentenyl phosphate kinase family protein — translated: MILIKLGGSVITDKSEYKKFNREQTARLCAEIAASGKGVLVVHGAGSYGHVLSKQYQLQHGLQDFRQIPAVAQVQHDVRELSLNVVEEMIKVGMPAVSVPPGSCFVMDNGRLIVDNPESIKALAHIGVMPVLFGDVVADRSKGFGICSGDQAMEALAKIFKPDRIVFVSDVDGLYTSDPKKDENAKLIPEVDGKMLDKLDSELTVADVTGGIRGKVDEMLKICGDSGECILVNGTVPGRLLSLLRGEDVPCTKVRP